The genomic region GTCGTCGGTGAGCCCGGGTACGAAGACCCCGTCGGCGCCCGCGTCCCGGTAGGCCGCGGCGCGCTCCGCGGTCAGCGCGGTGTGGCCGGGCAGCCAGTGCGTGTCCGTGCGGGCGTTGACGAACAGGTGCGGGGCGGCGTCCTTGACCGCCTCGATCAGTGCGCACTGCGTGCCGAGCGCGCGCAGCCCTCCGTCGGGGCGGCCGTCCTCGATGTTGATCCCCACGACCCCGGCGCCGGCGAGTTCGGCGGCGAGCGCGGCCACCTGCTCGGGCTCGTCGCCGAAACCGCCCTCGACGTCCACGCTGACCAGGGCGTCCAGGCGGACCATGCCGCGCGCGAGCCGGACGGTCTCCGCGCGGGTGTCCCCCTGGGCGTCGGGGCGGCCCGCCGCGGCGGCCACGCCCAGACTGGTCGTGCCCACGGAGCGGAACCCCGCTCCGGTCAGGGCGGCGGCCGAGGCCAGGTCCCAGGCGTTGGGCAGGACCAGGGGCGCACCGGCGCGGTGCAGGTCGCGGAACTCCTCGAAGCGGGTCATGCGCGTGTTCCTTCCGTGCGGACGGCGGGACCACGACCCTAGGCCGTTGACGATTCGGCGCCCGCCGAAGCGTCGTGGCTCGGG from Nocardiopsis aegyptia harbors:
- a CDS encoding isocitrate lyase/PEP mutase family protein: MTRFEEFRDLHRAGAPLVLPNAWDLASAAALTGAGFRSVGTTSLGVAAAAGRPDAQGDTRAETVRLARGMVRLDALVSVDVEGGFGDEPEQVAALAAELAGAGVVGINIEDGRPDGGLRALGTQCALIEAVKDAAPHLFVNARTDTHWLPGHTALTAERAAAYRDAGADGVFVPGLTDDAAIADLVRALDVPLNILYSPAGPSLRALTDLGVRRVSCGSLLLRAALDATVATARAVARDEPVPAGLPTYAETQALADAYAERP